Proteins encoded together in one Benincasa hispida cultivar B227 chromosome 1, ASM972705v1, whole genome shotgun sequence window:
- the LOC120085989 gene encoding myosin heavy chain, skeletal muscle produces MFKSARWRSEKNRIKAEFKLQFCATQISEFGGDSLTISVIPGDVGKPTLRLEKATVRGGKCRWENPAYVTVKFDVDQKTGKFTEKIYHFRVSTGLAKAGLLGEVSIDFAKYAETTKPFSASLPLQNANSAVLHIWIQRIQEDADQRDVEEYEGLKTRSQDESLSSYLNNEDVNKNSRTEDGLRDEAERNGEINGDPRTSSGSDITLLSYESSSGLDSPIENGIRNNIHQQPNGFLSPLNHTLVSHKSPAREENPTLPWKWSMQSDHVSTTDDSGANGLVLVRSKKEADIEIEELKTELSVLTRRADMSDMELQTLRKQIVKENKRSQDLMGEISSLKGERDEWRAECEKLKSFQKHMDDAKVKSKSQFEGGDLRALLEEMRQELNYEKDLNANLRLQLQKTQESNTELILAVQDLEEMLEQKNCEKSDLYTESESKKAEEMKITCSKCQIEEDEELKALEDLVNDQKNDRKAYMLEQKVMEFYNEIELHMRDKDELAMQMEQLALDYEILKQGNHDLSRKLEQNQLQDQLELQHEFSSSTATINELEKKIKGLENELKQQSTEYSNTLATIRELQSHVRSLEEGLEKQGQGFEADLEAMTLSKVEQEQRAIRAEEALRKIRLRNARTAEKLQEEFGRLSKQMASTFEANENVALKALAEASELRSQRSHLEEALQKANEELRSVRENYEEKLQELSHQIKSNSSQIEQMISELETKSKQLEHQKKNEDLTSKSFSQEIQMLKSEINRLTGENTNLKGQAGQVETMRVELDQMKTLVRETEKLIQTRDTERNELESTVVLAKKQSDMLLDELEKLRNVKDEKETLLELLQSELQKLKVECNDLKHSLTEDEIAKEKLRKQVLQLKGELKEACNNSEKKLKHNNGRVATIGGNKTAPKPKLNPVPHGSAEVANLREKIKMLERQIKLNENAFETSENSFLQKEEEFCNRILELENKLEELNHLETSQKVTDARNPAASHGGISEETSKTVDNLSNKLSVNSNKNSFETAPKLSTVGDSDSDGNLEKLLTELSTLKEKNQSMESELKDMQERYSEISLKFAEVEGERQQLVMTVRNLKNAKRN; encoded by the exons ATGTTCAAGTCGGCGAGGTGGAGGAGTGAGAAGAACAGGATCAAGGCCGAGTTCAAATTGCAATTCTGTGCGACTCAG ATATCGGAATTTGGTGGGGATTCATTGACGATATCTGTGATTCCTGGTGATGTGGGGAAGCCGACGCTGAGACTGGAAAAGGCCACAGTGCGAGGAGGAAAATGTCGGTGGGAGAATCCTGCTTATGTAACAGTTAAGTTTGATGTAGACCAGAAAACTGGAAAATTCACCGAGAAAATCTACCATTTTCGAGTCTCTACG GGATTGGCCAAAGCTGGTTTACTCGGTGAAGTTTCTATTGATTTTGCTAAATATGCTGAGACCACCAAGCCTTTCTCTGCTTCTCTTCCCCTCCAGAATGCAAATTCTGCAGTTTTGCAT ATTTGGATACAGAGGATTCAGGAAGATGCCGATCAAAG AGATGTGGAAGAATATGAGGGTTTAAAAACTAGATCTCAAGATGAGAGCTTAAGCAGCTACTTGAACAACGAGGATGTAAACAAGAACAGTCGAACTGAA GATGGGTTACGTGATGAAGCTGAAAGAAATGGTGAAATAAATGGTGATCCTAGAACATCAAGTGGATCTGACATTACTTTATTAAGTTATGAGAGCAGCTCTGGACTTGACAGTCCAATAGAAAATGGGATTAGGAATAACATCCATCAGCAACCTAATGGCTTTCTCTCGCCATTAAACCACACCCTAGTTTCTCACAAATCACCTGCTCGTGAAGAGAATCCGACATTGCCGTGGAAGTGGTCGATGCAATCTGATCATGTATCAACAACTGATGATTCAGGAGCCAATGGCCTTGTATTAGTAAGGTCCAAAAAGGAAGCTGACATTGAGATTGAGGAACTGAAGACTGAGCTTTCTGTTTTGACCAGACGGGCAGACATGTCAGATATGGAATTGCAGACGCTTCGGAAACAGATTGTGAAAGAAAATAAGAGGAGCCAGGACCTTATGGGTGAGATTTCTAGCTTGAAAGGAGAGAGAGACGAATGGAGAGCAGAATGTGAGAagttgaagagctttcaaaagcACATGGATGATGCAAAAGTTAAAAGCAAGTCGCAGTTTGAAGGAGGAGATCTGCGGGCTCTATTAGAAGAAATGAGACAAGAGCTCAATTATGAGAAAGACTTGAATGCCAATCTTCGGTTACAGCTACAGAAAACGCAAGAATCAAATACTGAGTTAATTTTAGCGGTACAAGATCTTGAGGAGATGCTGGAACAGAAGAACTGTGAAAAATCAGATCTTTATACTGAGTCAGAGTCCAAGAAGGCTGAAGAGATGAAAATTACTTGTTCAAAATGTCAAATAGAAGAGGATGAGGAGCTAAAAGCGCTTGAAGATCTTGTGAATGATCAAAAGAATGATAGAAAAGCATATATGCTGGAGCAAAAAGTGATGGAATTCTACAATGAAATAGAATTGCATATGCGAGATAAGGATGAGCTTGCGATGCAAATGGAGCAGCTTGCACTTGATTACGAGATATTGAAACAGGGAAACCATGATCTATCCCGCAAACTGGAGCAAAATCAACTTCAGGATCAACTGGAGCTACAGCATGAGTTCTCTTCTTCCACTGCAACGATAAATGAGCTTGAAAAGAAGATTAAGGGTCTCGAAAATGAACTTAAGCAGCAGTCAACTGAATATTCTAATACTTTGGCTACAATCAGGGAACTTCAATCCCATGTCAGAAGTTTGGAGGAAGGACTTGAGAAGCAGGGGCAAGGTTTCGAAGCCGACTTGGAGGCAATGACGCTTTCGAAGGTTGAGCAAGAGCAAAGAGCTATACGAGCAGAAGAAGCTTTAAGAAAAATAAGGCTGAGAAATGCTCGTACTGCAGAAAAGCTTCAGGAGGAATTTGGAAGACTGTCCAAGCAGATGGCTTCTACATTTGAGGCAAATGAGAATGTGGCTTTGAAAGCACTAGCAGAAGCTAGTGAGCTTCGTTCACAGAGAAGTCACTTGGAAGAAGCTCTGCAGAAAGCAAATGAAGAGCTACGATCTGTGAGAGAAAATTATGAGGAAAAATTGCAGGAGCTTTCTCATCAAATCAAGAGCAACTCAAGTCAGATAGAACAAATGATATCAGAACTTGAGACTAAGTCCAAACAACTCGAACATCAGAAGAAGAATGAGGATCTGACGTCTAAATCTTTCTCTCAGGAAATCCAAATGCTCAAATCCGAGATCAACCGACTCACTGGAGAGAATACTAATCTTAAAGGACAAGCTGGACAGGTAGAGACTATGAGAGTAGAACTAGATCAAATGAAGACATTAGTTAGAGAAACTGAGAAGCTAATCCAAACAAGAGATACAGAAAGAAATGAGCTGGAGAGTACAGTTGTATTGGCGAAGAAACAATCGGATATGTTGCTGGACGAGTTGGAGAAATTGAGGAATGTGAAAGATGAAAAGGAAACTTTGCTAGAACTTCTACAATCAGAGTTGCAGAAGCTCAAAGTTGAATGCAATGACTTAAAGCATTCTTTGACTGAGGATGAGATAGCGAAAGAGAAACTTAGAAAACAGGTATTGCAACTGAAAGGTGAACTGAAGGAGGCATGTAATAATTCTGAGAAAAAGCTCAAGCATAACAATGGACGTGTGGCAACTATTGGTGGAAACAAAACTGCCCCAAAACCGAAGTTAAATCCAGTTCCTCATGGCTCTGCTGAAGTTGCAAATTTGAGGGAGAAAATCAAAATGCTTGAG AGACAgataaaattaaacgaaaatgCCTTTGAAACATCAGAGAATTCATTTCTCCAAAAGGAAGAGGAATTTTGCAATAGAATCCTAGAGTTGGAGAACAAACTGGAAGAACTAAACCATTTGGAAACATCTCAAAAG GTAACTGACGCTAGAAACCCTGCTGCTTCACATGGGGGAATATCCGAGGAAACGAGTAAGACAGTGGACAACTTAAGCAATAAGTTATCAGTCAATAG CAACAAGAATTCATTTGAAACAGCACCGAAACTATCCACAGTTGGTGATAGCGATAGCGATGGCAACCTTGAAAAACTGTTGACAGAATTGTCAACATTAAAAGAGAAGAACCAATCAATGGAAAGTGAACTGAAGGATATGCAAGAGAGATATTCAGAGATAAGTCTCAAGTTTGCAGAGGTAGAAGGTGAAAGGCAGCAGCTAGTAATGACTGTGCGCAATCTCAAGAATGCAAAGAGGAATTAA